Genomic DNA from Jonesia denitrificans DSM 20603:
ACCCAAATTTCCCGCTCAAGGTTCGACCTACGGGCAGTCCCTGATGGGCACTCGACGATAACGACGTGGTTTAGTGGATTCATGCCGACGAATATCGAAATCAAAGCCCGCGTGGCCAGCCTCAAGACCCTGATTCCGGTTGTCGCGTCTTTGGCAGATGCAGGGCCAGAGCATGTTGCCCAAGACGATACCTTTTTCGTTTGCCCCAATGGCAGGCTCAAGCTCCGGGTCCTTGACGACCGACACGGTGTACTGATCTTCTATCGCAGGGCAGATCAGCTCGGTCCCAAAACATCCTTCTACATCCATTCGGAGACAGCCGACCCCGAGGGGTTGCGATCGGTCTTGGCCCTCGCCTACGGCGAGGCCGGACGGGTTCGGAAGCACCGAATGGTGTTTCAGATCGGTCAGGCCAGGGTGCACCTCGATCGCGTTGAAGGACTGGGCGAGTTCGTGGAACTGGAAGTGACCGTGGGCGACAAAATGGACTCTGAGGCAGCAATTTCGGAAGCACACCGGCTCGTTGAAGCATTCGGAATTGAGGAAAGCGCGCTAGTGACGGGTGCGTATCTGGACCTGCACGAAACCAAAATCAATTAAGCGCAGTAAGCGGCTCCTGAGAAAAACTCACGACCGGGGGAAATCCGTCCCAGTAGGGGTTCCTCTTGCGGGCGGCAGTGCTATGGACTATGGACAGAAGTGCTGAGGACTTCGGAAACTGACAGGTGGGGAAACTTACGAACCATGGCAAGTTCGAGCAAAAGCAGTTGAAGCCTTCATTGACGACGAGGTCGTTGAATGAGGTCCCAAGCCCCTGTTAGTGGCCGGTGGGTTTGCGTGATGTGGAAGCACACCGGGGTAGGCGGCTTCAGACTGTCTCAAACAATAAGTTGACGGCAGATCTGGGCCTGGCCGATTGAGTACGTGCTACGGGGTTGCTCAAAAGTTGTGGCACCTGGTCAGCTAACGTTGAGGCTAATCCGTCGCTTCAATCAACGAGGGCTGGTGGGCCGGCGGGCCCGCCTCACTCGCCGTGAGGCAGACCCGCCGTGGTAAAGCAGACCTCCGTTGTGTGGCAGGGGCCCGTGGAGGAGCGGTGGTCACCGGCGTGTAGTGGCCGGTTGGTGTCGTCACCGCAGAGCACCTGGCACGTCAACGAGTTCTGCTGGGTTAGTTGGTCACCCATTTTTGGTGGGGTTCACCGGAGCATTCCCACAGTTGGAGTGCGGCGCCGTTGCTTTGGTTGCGGTCCACAATGTCCACGCATTTGTTGGCTTGTGGGTTGACAAGGTCACCTGCGTCGGAGAGCACCCATTGTTGGGCTGCGTTTCCTGAGCAGTGCGCAATCTGGACGGGGGCACCGTTTGCGGTGGAACCCCAAGCCACATCGAGGCACATGTT
This window encodes:
- a CDS encoding class IV adenylate cyclase; its protein translation is MPTNIEIKARVASLKTLIPVVASLADAGPEHVAQDDTFFVCPNGRLKLRVLDDRHGVLIFYRRADQLGPKTSFYIHSETADPEGLRSVLALAYGEAGRVRKHRMVFQIGQARVHLDRVEGLGEFVELEVTVGDKMDSEAAISEAHRLVEAFGIEESALVTGAYLDLHETKIN